A section of the Oncorhynchus keta strain PuntledgeMale-10-30-2019 chromosome 15, Oket_V2, whole genome shotgun sequence genome encodes:
- the LOC118394680 gene encoding cadherin-18-like isoform X2, which produces MNQLRREPDEPAETSPFASAEAREPAYRTHSKPAEASQLHSNSDKGDGSVRYLLTGEGAGTIFVINEVTGDIHASKSLDREKKGHYVLHAQAIDRYTNRSLEPESEFIIKVQDVNDNAPKFPDGPFAAAVPEMADVGTSVFQLTATDADDPTYGNSAKIVYSILQGQPYFSVDPKTGVIRTALSNMDREARERYSVVVQAKDMAGSVGGLSGSTTINVTLTDVNDNPPKFPQKNYQLYVPESAQIGKAVGKIKANDEDLGVNAEMRYSITNAEGKAMFSITTDTDQKEGIISLRLPLNYEKRKVHTLHIEGVNTHRDPRFSHLGAFKDTTTLRIIIGDVDEPPVFSIDYYIMDVYENSPVGTEVGTVTAQDPDSTKSPVRYFIDHREEEQVYFTIGLNDGVIKTTRSLDREDVAWHNITVMASEVDNPSLVSHVPITIQVLDVNDNAPYIARDDEIIVCETSRAGQVIQTVRPSDKDNFANGRFSFALPIDLPVNPNFTLKDNEDNTASIMALRRQFSQSEQDLYQLPVVVKDGGEPALSSTSTLNLRVCVCQRGGGGSSRVKSCRVPAFLSTAGLSTGAFIAILLCIIILLAIVVLFVILRSKKGKKEPLIISEEDVRENVVTYDDEGGGEEDTEAFDIAALRNPAGAERRRLRREVRPGTEGWLVAYGPQSPSLVLLDTEDMHHVIRQKVVEADRDTSGPPYDSLQTYSYEGRGSPTGSVSSLGLAQVVPPELSYSDLEDWEPEGHTLSRLFETELSETEQTIAL; this is translated from the exons ATGAACCAGCTGAGGAGAGAACCTGATGAGCCGGCTGAGACCTCCCCGTTTGCCTCGGCTGAGGCACGGGAACCTGCCTATCGAACTCACTCCAAACCGGCTGAGGCCTCCCAG CTGCACTCCAACTCAGACAAAGGAGACGGTTCCGTCAGATACTTGCTGACGGGAGAGGGCGCTGGCACTATATTTGTCATCAATGAGGTCACAGGGGACATCCATGCCAGCAAGAGCCTGGACCGGGAGAAGAAGGGCCATTATGTCTTACATGCCCAGGCCATCGATCGTTACACCAATAGATCTCTAGAGCCTGAGTCCGAATTCATTATCAAGGTCCAGGATGTCAACGACAATGCACCCAAGTTTCCAGATGGCCCATTTGCTGCTGCTGTTCCCGAGATGGCCGATGTTG GCACATCAGTGTTTCAGCTCACAGCCACAGACGCAGACGACCCCACCTATGGGAACAGTGCCAAGATTGTGTATAGCATACTACAGGGACAGCCTTACTTCTCTGTAGATCCCAAAACCG GTGTCATCAGGACAGCCCTATCCAACATggacagagaggccagggaaCGGTACTCTGTGGTGGTCCAAGCCAAAGACATGGCCGGCTCGGTGGGTGGGTTGTCAGGCTCCACCACCATCAATGTCACACTGACAGACGTCAATGACAATCCTCCTAAATTCCCCCAGA AAAACTACCAGCTGTACGTTCCAGAGTCTGCTCAGATTGGAAAAGCTGTGGGTAAAATTAAAGCCAACGATGAAGATTTGGGCGTTAATGCAGAGATGAGGTACAGCATAACCAATGCAGAGGGGAAGGCCATGTTCTccatcactacagacactgaCCAGAAGGAAGGCATCATATCACTAAGACTG CCTTTGAACTATGAGAAGAGGAAAGTCCACACGCTTCACATAGAAGGAGTGAACACACACCGGGACCCACGCTTCTCCCACCTGGGCGCCTTCAAAGACACCACCACCCTCCGGATCATCATTGGAGATGTGGATGAGCCGCCTGTCTTTTCCATAGACTATTACATCATGGATGTATACGAGAACTCCCCCGTGGGAACAGAGGTCGGCACTGTGACAGCTCAGGACCCTGACAGTACCAAAAGCCCTGTAAG GTATTTTATAGACCACCGTGAAGAGGAGCAGGTGTATTTCACCATTGGTTTGAATGATGGGGTGATCAAAACCACCCGGAGTCTGGACAGAGAGGATGTGGCCTGGCACAACATCACTGTGATGGCATCAGAGGTTG ACAATCCGAGTCTCGTCAGCCATGTTCCTATAACAATCCAGGTGTTGGATGTAAATGACAACGCTCCCTACATAGCAAGAGATGATGAGATCATTGTGTGTGAAACCTCCAGGGCAGGACAG GTGATCCAGACAGTGAGGCCATCAGACAAGGACAACTTTGCAAATGGACGATTCTCGTTTGCCCTGCCAATTGACCTTCCAGTCAATCCTAATTTCACCCTGAAGGATAACGAAG ACAACACTGCCAGCATCATGGCGCTGAGGCGTCAGTTCAGCCAATCGGAGCAGGATCTCTACCAACTTCCTGTGGTTGTGAAGGATGGAGGAGAGCCTGCCCTGAGCAGCACCTCCACCCTGAACCTCCGGGTGTGTGTctgccagagaggaggaggtggcagCAGCAGGGTGAAGTCCTGCCGAGTCCCGGCCTTCCTCTCCACAGCAGGCCTGAGCACCGGGGCCTTCATCGCCATTTTGCTCTGCATCATCATCCTGCTGG CCATCGTGGTGCTATTTGTCATCCTGCGGAGCAAAAAGGGCAAGAAGGAGCCGTTAATCATCTCTGAGGAGGACGTCCGGGAGAACGTGGTCACATACGACGACGAGGGCGGGGGCGAGGAGGACACAGAGGCGTTTGACATCGCAGCACTGCGGAACCCCGCCGGGGCGGAACGGAGGAGGCTGCGGCGGGAGGTAAGGCCGGGGACGGAGGGTTGGCTGGTGGCCTATGGGCCCCAGAGCCCATCCCTGGTTCTGCTGGATACAGAGGATATGCACCATGTCATTAGACAGAAAGTGGTGGAAGCTGACAGGGACACCAGCGGGCCGCCCTATGACTCCCTCCAGACTTACTCGTACGAGGGCCGTGGCTCTCCCACGGGGTCGGTCAGCTCTCTGGGGCTGGCCCAGGTCGTGCCCCCTGAACTCAGCTACAGTGACCTGGAGGACTGGGAGCCGGAGGGTCACACACTGTCCAGACTGTTCGAGACAGAACTCTCTGAGACAGAACAGACCATAGCCCTGTAA
- the LOC118394680 gene encoding cadherin-18-like isoform X1 yields MRIPATTACLCPLLIYLCFIQRSYGTSQLRPNVRAQSNQTKHPDGERDVHHRPKRGWIWNQFFVLEEHIGPEAQHVGKLHSNSDKGDGSVRYLLTGEGAGTIFVINEVTGDIHASKSLDREKKGHYVLHAQAIDRYTNRSLEPESEFIIKVQDVNDNAPKFPDGPFAAAVPEMADVGTSVFQLTATDADDPTYGNSAKIVYSILQGQPYFSVDPKTGVIRTALSNMDREARERYSVVVQAKDMAGSVGGLSGSTTINVTLTDVNDNPPKFPQKNYQLYVPESAQIGKAVGKIKANDEDLGVNAEMRYSITNAEGKAMFSITTDTDQKEGIISLRLPLNYEKRKVHTLHIEGVNTHRDPRFSHLGAFKDTTTLRIIIGDVDEPPVFSIDYYIMDVYENSPVGTEVGTVTAQDPDSTKSPVRYFIDHREEEQVYFTIGLNDGVIKTTRSLDREDVAWHNITVMASEVDNPSLVSHVPITIQVLDVNDNAPYIARDDEIIVCETSRAGQVIQTVRPSDKDNFANGRFSFALPIDLPVNPNFTLKDNEDNTASIMALRRQFSQSEQDLYQLPVVVKDGGEPALSSTSTLNLRVCVCQRGGGGSSRVKSCRVPAFLSTAGLSTGAFIAILLCIIILLAIVVLFVILRSKKGKKEPLIISEEDVRENVVTYDDEGGGEEDTEAFDIAALRNPAGAERRRLRREVRPGTEGWLVAYGPQSPSLVLLDTEDMHHVIRQKVVEADRDTSGPPYDSLQTYSYEGRGSPTGSVSSLGLAQVVPPELSYSDLEDWEPEGHTLSRLFETELSETEQTIAL; encoded by the exons ATGAGAATTCCTGCTACCACAGCCTGTCTCTGCCCTTTGCTGATCTACCTGTGCTTTATCCAGAGGAGCTATGGGACGTCCCAGCTCAGGCCCAACGTCAGAGCACAAAGTAACCAAACCAAACacccagacggagagagagacgtgcACCACCGGCCCAAGAGGGGCTGGATATGGAACCAGTTCTTCGTTTTAGAGGAACATATTGGACCGGAAGCACAGCATGTTGGAAAG CTGCACTCCAACTCAGACAAAGGAGACGGTTCCGTCAGATACTTGCTGACGGGAGAGGGCGCTGGCACTATATTTGTCATCAATGAGGTCACAGGGGACATCCATGCCAGCAAGAGCCTGGACCGGGAGAAGAAGGGCCATTATGTCTTACATGCCCAGGCCATCGATCGTTACACCAATAGATCTCTAGAGCCTGAGTCCGAATTCATTATCAAGGTCCAGGATGTCAACGACAATGCACCCAAGTTTCCAGATGGCCCATTTGCTGCTGCTGTTCCCGAGATGGCCGATGTTG GCACATCAGTGTTTCAGCTCACAGCCACAGACGCAGACGACCCCACCTATGGGAACAGTGCCAAGATTGTGTATAGCATACTACAGGGACAGCCTTACTTCTCTGTAGATCCCAAAACCG GTGTCATCAGGACAGCCCTATCCAACATggacagagaggccagggaaCGGTACTCTGTGGTGGTCCAAGCCAAAGACATGGCCGGCTCGGTGGGTGGGTTGTCAGGCTCCACCACCATCAATGTCACACTGACAGACGTCAATGACAATCCTCCTAAATTCCCCCAGA AAAACTACCAGCTGTACGTTCCAGAGTCTGCTCAGATTGGAAAAGCTGTGGGTAAAATTAAAGCCAACGATGAAGATTTGGGCGTTAATGCAGAGATGAGGTACAGCATAACCAATGCAGAGGGGAAGGCCATGTTCTccatcactacagacactgaCCAGAAGGAAGGCATCATATCACTAAGACTG CCTTTGAACTATGAGAAGAGGAAAGTCCACACGCTTCACATAGAAGGAGTGAACACACACCGGGACCCACGCTTCTCCCACCTGGGCGCCTTCAAAGACACCACCACCCTCCGGATCATCATTGGAGATGTGGATGAGCCGCCTGTCTTTTCCATAGACTATTACATCATGGATGTATACGAGAACTCCCCCGTGGGAACAGAGGTCGGCACTGTGACAGCTCAGGACCCTGACAGTACCAAAAGCCCTGTAAG GTATTTTATAGACCACCGTGAAGAGGAGCAGGTGTATTTCACCATTGGTTTGAATGATGGGGTGATCAAAACCACCCGGAGTCTGGACAGAGAGGATGTGGCCTGGCACAACATCACTGTGATGGCATCAGAGGTTG ACAATCCGAGTCTCGTCAGCCATGTTCCTATAACAATCCAGGTGTTGGATGTAAATGACAACGCTCCCTACATAGCAAGAGATGATGAGATCATTGTGTGTGAAACCTCCAGGGCAGGACAG GTGATCCAGACAGTGAGGCCATCAGACAAGGACAACTTTGCAAATGGACGATTCTCGTTTGCCCTGCCAATTGACCTTCCAGTCAATCCTAATTTCACCCTGAAGGATAACGAAG ACAACACTGCCAGCATCATGGCGCTGAGGCGTCAGTTCAGCCAATCGGAGCAGGATCTCTACCAACTTCCTGTGGTTGTGAAGGATGGAGGAGAGCCTGCCCTGAGCAGCACCTCCACCCTGAACCTCCGGGTGTGTGTctgccagagaggaggaggtggcagCAGCAGGGTGAAGTCCTGCCGAGTCCCGGCCTTCCTCTCCACAGCAGGCCTGAGCACCGGGGCCTTCATCGCCATTTTGCTCTGCATCATCATCCTGCTGG CCATCGTGGTGCTATTTGTCATCCTGCGGAGCAAAAAGGGCAAGAAGGAGCCGTTAATCATCTCTGAGGAGGACGTCCGGGAGAACGTGGTCACATACGACGACGAGGGCGGGGGCGAGGAGGACACAGAGGCGTTTGACATCGCAGCACTGCGGAACCCCGCCGGGGCGGAACGGAGGAGGCTGCGGCGGGAGGTAAGGCCGGGGACGGAGGGTTGGCTGGTGGCCTATGGGCCCCAGAGCCCATCCCTGGTTCTGCTGGATACAGAGGATATGCACCATGTCATTAGACAGAAAGTGGTGGAAGCTGACAGGGACACCAGCGGGCCGCCCTATGACTCCCTCCAGACTTACTCGTACGAGGGCCGTGGCTCTCCCACGGGGTCGGTCAGCTCTCTGGGGCTGGCCCAGGTCGTGCCCCCTGAACTCAGCTACAGTGACCTGGAGGACTGGGAGCCGGAGGGTCACACACTGTCCAGACTGTTCGAGACAGAACTCTCTGAGACAGAACAGACCATAGCCCTGTAA